Within Butyrivibrio fibrisolvens, the genomic segment ATTATCATAAGCTTCATAGCAAGCTACTTTGGTGCATGGTGTCTTACCATTGCAGGACAGAATATGGTAAAAGATCTTCGAAGTGCCCTGAATGATAAAACAGACCGTGTTAAGATGAACTATTTTGACACAACAGCTCTTGGAGATACGGTGAGCAGAATGACTGATGACTGCGATGCATTTTCGGCGGCTATATCTTCCAACCTTGGTAAGGCAGTATTCTCACTTATCATAGTGTTGGGCTGTCTTATTGTGACTTTTGTTATAAATCCGCTTTTGGCATTTTGCTCTATTGCCAGCATTTTACTTGGACTTTTTATCAATGCCTCTTTTGCAAAGATGGGGACAAACGCTATCAAAGAACAGAGAAGGCTTCTTGGCAATATGAATGGAATGATAAATGAGTCGATCACCGGCCATATGCTTATCAAAGCCTTTAATGGAGAGGAAGAAGTCCTTGGGCAGTTTGATGAAAAAAATCAGGATCTTAGCAGAGCACTTTTTAAATCGCAGTTTTTTATCAGCGTGCTTACTCCTTTCATGGATTTTGTAAGTAACTTTACATACGTTGTAGTCTGCCTTGTGAGCGGAATCATGATCATCCTTGGGAAGATGCAGATAGAGACGATTGTTGCATTTATTTTGTATATCAAGATGGTCACATCGAACCTCACACAGATAATACAGGCACTTGGAAGTATTCAGCCGGGAATTGCGTGCGGTGAGAGAATAATGGAATACCTTGAACTTGAGGAAGAGACAGATGAAGGCAGGGAGAATGTGTCCAAGACTGAAGGCGATGTTGTCTTTAGGAATGTGCGCTTTGGCTATGTTGAGGGACAGATCGTATTAAAGGACTTTAGTGCACACATTAAGCCTGGAATGAAGGTTGCGATTGTCGGACCAACCGGCGCGGGAAAGTCTACACTCATTAACCTTCTGATGCGCTTTTATGAGCTTAATTCAGGCTCTATCATTGTAGATGGCGTGCCTATAAAGGATATTCCAAGATCAAAGCTTCATGATCTTTTTGCGATGGTGCTTCAGGAGACCTGGACCTTTAAAGGAAGCATAAGAGAAAACATTGTCTATTCCACTAAAAATGTTGATGATGAGGAGCTGGAAGGTGTTATTGAAAGAGCAGGGATAAAGTTCCTTGTTGATGCAATGCCGGATGGCGTAGATACTGTTTTGTCAGAAACTGCTAATGTATCTTCAGGACAAAAGCAGCTTATAACAATAGCAAGAGCAATGCTTAAGAATTCACCGATAA encodes:
- a CDS encoding ABC transporter ATP-binding protein — protein: MKNNIFSKIAVFGQKYKTYFVAGIVLGSIGSLLNVVIPNMIKNIAALISQSLYTNVMDFDAIRVVAIKTAVVIIISFIASYFGAWCLTIAGQNMVKDLRSALNDKTDRVKMNYFDTTALGDTVSRMTDDCDAFSAAISSNLGKAVFSLIIVLGCLIVTFVINPLLAFCSIASILLGLFINASFAKMGTNAIKEQRRLLGNMNGMINESITGHMLIKAFNGEEEVLGQFDEKNQDLSRALFKSQFFISVLTPFMDFVSNFTYVVVCLVSGIMIILGKMQIETIVAFILYIKMVTSNLTQIIQALGSIQPGIACGERIMEYLELEEETDEGRENVSKTEGDVVFRNVRFGYVEGQIVLKDFSAHIKPGMKVAIVGPTGAGKSTLINLLMRFYELNSGSIIVDGVPIKDIPRSKLHDLFAMVLQETWTFKGSIRENIVYSTKNVDDEELEGVIERAGIKFLVDAMPDGVDTVLSETANVSSGQKQLITIARAMLKNSPIMILDEATSSVDTRTEKLIQKAIDDMTKGHTSFVIAHRLSTIKNADVIFVLKDGDIVETGNHEELLDAGGFYSELYKAGIDAT